A single genomic interval of Cellulosilyticum sp. I15G10I2 harbors:
- a CDS encoding rod shape-determining protein yields the protein MFGLGADIGIDLGTAYVLIYVKGKGIVLREPSIVAIKEKTNEIIAVGEEARRMLGRTPASIRSIRPLKQGVISDYDATEQMLKYFIHKAIGHRLIKPRIGVCVPSGVTEVEKRAVEDATKQAGARYVDTIEEPIAAAIGAGIDISRPCGSMIVDIGGGTTDIAIISLGGAVVKKSLKIAGDDFDEAITRYIRKKYNILIGERTAEDIKINIGSVYKREVPAEINVRGRNLILGLPKNIVITADEIMAALEEPITNIIDGIRSVLEVSPPELASDISDRGIVLTGGGSLIYGLDKLIHNTTGINAVIADDAMSCVAVGTGMWVEYRYAHGSKQK from the coding sequence ATGTTTGGATTAGGAGCAGATATAGGAATTGATTTGGGAACAGCTTATGTGCTGATTTATGTAAAAGGAAAAGGGATAGTCCTTAGAGAGCCATCCATAGTAGCGATTAAAGAAAAGACAAATGAGATTATAGCAGTAGGTGAAGAAGCAAGACGTATGCTTGGAAGAACTCCGGCTAGTATACGTTCTATTAGGCCCCTTAAACAAGGTGTTATATCTGACTATGATGCTACCGAACAAATGCTTAAATATTTTATACACAAAGCAATAGGACATAGACTTATTAAACCAAGGATAGGTGTATGTGTACCAAGCGGCGTAACAGAGGTAGAAAAAAGAGCCGTAGAAGATGCCACCAAACAGGCAGGCGCAAGATATGTAGATACGATTGAAGAACCCATAGCAGCTGCAATTGGAGCAGGGATTGATATATCAAGACCTTGCGGCAGTATGATTGTAGATATAGGAGGCGGAACAACAGATATCGCTATTATATCTTTAGGTGGTGCAGTTGTAAAAAAATCTCTTAAAATAGCTGGGGATGATTTTGATGAGGCGATTACGAGATATATAAGAAAAAAATACAATATCTTAATCGGTGAAAGAACAGCTGAAGATATAAAAATTAATATAGGAAGTGTTTATAAAAGAGAGGTTCCTGCCGAAATAAATGTTAGAGGCAGAAACTTGATATTAGGACTTCCAAAAAATATTGTAATTACTGCTGATGAAATTATGGCAGCTTTAGAAGAGCCTATTACGAATATTATAGATGGGATTCGTTCAGTGCTAGAGGTCAGTCCGCCAGAACTTGCTTCGGATATTTCAGATCGCGGGATAGTACTTACTGGAGGAGGCAGTCTCATTTACGGCCTTGACAAGCTTATTCATAATACCACAGGTATTAATGCAGTTATTGCAGATGACGCTATGTCATGTGTAGCAGTAGGCACTGGGATGTGGGTAGAATACAGATATGCCCATGGATCAAAACAAAAATAA
- the spoIIID gene encoding sporulation transcriptional regulator SpoIIID translates to MKAYIEERAVEAAKFIINSNATVRETAKKFGISKSTVHKDVTERLEKINPKLATEARKVLELNKAERHLRGGLATKEKYSTIMK, encoded by the coding sequence TTGAAAGCCTATATAGAAGAAAGAGCCGTAGAAGCTGCTAAATTCATTATTAATTCTAATGCTACAGTAAGAGAAACAGCAAAGAAATTTGGTATAAGTAAAAGTACAGTTCATAAAGATGTAACAGAACGACTAGAAAAGATAAATCCTAAACTTGCCACCGAAGCTAGAAAAGTTTTAGAACTCAATAAAGCTGAAAGGCATCTAAGGGGAGGACTTGCAACCAAAGAAAAATATTCGACTATTATGAAATAG
- a CDS encoding murein hydrolase activator EnvC family protein, with translation MNIKKIGQFLKRHAFYVAVGVVSVGALVAIFFVPNRGGNVYEEPNPYAKNEETAGKVEDNITDGIGDVVIEYEDDLNSQTSESNIESNAVSENKEAASEAKQEQIDQTPKKEDIVAETFESTTANAVVQPYFAEGDTFTWPVVGEVVVPYTDESTKHWFSESLNQTMRTFGICISAKEGQQVKAVADGKVIDIIDDSSTLASDMPYVGKLVILDHGNGYKSLYGFQNGTPNKDLLGKIVKAGEPLGKAGAPTGAFITQGNNIYLQAMHNDKAIDPLKLLDYKQASVETEGVDMGHTPDNIQ, from the coding sequence ATGAATATTAAAAAAATAGGACAATTTTTAAAAAGACATGCCTTTTACGTTGCTGTCGGCGTAGTCAGTGTGGGCGCACTTGTTGCTATATTCTTTGTTCCTAACCGAGGTGGGAATGTATATGAAGAACCAAACCCATATGCTAAGAATGAAGAAACAGCTGGCAAGGTAGAGGATAACATTACGGACGGTATTGGTGATGTGGTTATAGAATATGAAGATGACCTTAATAGCCAAACATCAGAAAGCAATATAGAAAGTAATGCAGTATCAGAAAACAAAGAAGCAGCGAGCGAGGCAAAACAAGAACAAATTGATCAGACTCCTAAAAAGGAAGACATAGTAGCTGAAACGTTTGAGTCTACTACCGCAAATGCTGTTGTACAACCTTATTTTGCAGAGGGAGATACTTTTACTTGGCCGGTAGTTGGCGAAGTAGTGGTTCCTTATACAGATGAAAGTACAAAACATTGGTTTAGTGAATCACTTAACCAAACCATGCGTACATTCGGAATATGTATATCAGCAAAAGAAGGCCAACAAGTAAAAGCAGTAGCGGACGGCAAAGTAATAGATATTATTGATGATTCTAGTACTTTGGCATCAGATATGCCCTATGTAGGAAAACTAGTTATCCTAGACCATGGTAATGGCTATAAGAGTTTATATGGTTTCCAAAATGGAACACCTAATAAAGACTTATTAGGCAAAATAGTAAAAGCTGGAGAACCTCTAGGTAAGGCTGGTGCTCCAACGGGTGCCTTTATTACTCAAGGGAATAATATCTATCTGCAAGCTATGCACAATGATAAAGCGATTGATCCATTAAAACTTCTAGATTATAAGCAGGCATCTGTAGAGACAGAAGGCGTTGATATGGGGCATACCCCAGATAATATACAATAG
- a CDS encoding SpoIID/LytB domain-containing protein yields the protein MREFIKAICFIGGCLFFIPFMVVYVGGYQNENLLQEINSVSQTQSAQKNTSDFIQEEQIIGILAKEIPYTYEYEAIKAQAVVIRTYMARRILGIQNKGELIGYSLEEMQDLWGESFNNIYATYQDAVKETQNEIILYDSEPIEALYHRANGGKTRSAHEIYNVEVPYLISVMSEKNPVTKQVEMSKHEMSNKLREVYSDLIVDEKTLENQIQIVEKDEAEYIKSIQIGNRVIKGEEFRKIIGLPSSNFKIFNHGETLIFDVKGAGSGVGLSQNGANELAKEGKKYHEIIKHYYTDIIIQNYIHKK from the coding sequence ATGAGAGAGTTTATAAAAGCAATATGTTTTATAGGAGGGTGCTTGTTTTTTATCCCTTTTATGGTTGTGTATGTGGGGGGCTATCAAAATGAAAACTTATTACAAGAGATTAATAGTGTGTCCCAAACACAAAGTGCTCAAAAAAATACATCTGATTTTATTCAGGAAGAACAAATCATAGGCATATTAGCTAAAGAAATCCCTTATACCTATGAATATGAAGCGATCAAAGCACAAGCTGTTGTTATCAGAACTTATATGGCAAGAAGAATTTTAGGCATACAAAATAAAGGCGAACTTATAGGGTATAGCCTAGAAGAAATGCAAGATCTATGGGGGGAAAGTTTTAATAATATTTATGCAACCTATCAGGATGCAGTTAAAGAGACTCAAAATGAAATTATTTTATATGATAGCGAACCTATAGAAGCACTATATCATAGGGCAAATGGAGGAAAAACAAGATCAGCTCATGAGATATATAATGTTGAAGTACCTTATTTGATAAGTGTGATGAGTGAAAAGAACCCTGTTACAAAGCAGGTTGAAATGTCCAAACATGAGATGTCTAATAAACTTAGAGAGGTGTATTCAGATCTGATTGTGGATGAAAAAACCTTAGAAAACCAGATTCAAATTGTAGAAAAAGATGAAGCCGAATACATTAAAAGTATTCAAATTGGAAATAGAGTTATAAAAGGAGAAGAGTTCAGAAAAATAATAGGGCTTCCATCCAGTAATTTTAAGATCTTCAACCATGGAGAGACTTTGATTTTTGATGTAAAAGGAGCAGGTTCTGGGGTAGGTCTTAGTCAAAATGGTGCTAATGAGCTTGCCAAAGAAGGGAAAAAATATCATGAGATTATTAAGCATTATTATACTGATATTATAATTCAAAATTATATACATAAAAAATAA
- a CDS encoding YwmB family TATA-box binding protein, with amino-acid sequence MKMNNKLIILITLLVSTSYIFGIDYYDRKETKVRTLYEKIALPDITYTEISSTLRGIKEKEELKERDLALKHNQVVHEFAHEYSCSRLCTQVHPVHCESEFIQEEEAMEIRVTGSETETPYSLSIRNQKDLHYNTHYKIMIQGLEDINQIDHLRNRSLQLFKNWGVKAQETLYFKGVMRGEKDKGERKAIVNTVLNQLKAKKTGYYQDDVHQDTEAYYAYTKFIKDYVLDQDNTKSNIQISFSYNEIQGETQIIIALPFYNESF; translated from the coding sequence ATGAAAATGAATAATAAGTTAATTATTTTGATAACATTGCTAGTATCAACGAGCTATATCTTTGGTATTGATTATTATGATAGGAAAGAAACAAAGGTTAGAACACTATATGAAAAAATTGCTTTGCCGGACATTACATATACTGAGATTAGCAGCACATTAAGAGGTATAAAGGAGAAGGAAGAATTAAAGGAGAGGGATTTGGCGCTTAAGCATAATCAGGTTGTTCATGAGTTTGCGCATGAATATAGCTGTTCTAGGTTATGCACGCAGGTTCATCCTGTTCATTGTGAATCTGAATTTATTCAAGAGGAAGAGGCGATGGAGATCAGAGTAACGGGAAGTGAGACTGAGACACCTTATAGTTTATCTATTAGAAATCAAAAAGACTTACATTATAATACGCATTATAAAATTATGATACAAGGACTTGAAGATATCAATCAAATAGATCATCTAAGAAACAGATCGCTTCAGCTATTTAAAAACTGGGGGGTGAAAGCTCAGGAGACGTTATATTTTAAGGGCGTTATGAGAGGCGAAAAAGATAAAGGAGAGAGAAAAGCTATTGTAAATACTGTGTTAAATCAGCTTAAAGCAAAAAAGACAGGCTACTACCAGGATGACGTCCATCAAGATACCGAGGCTTATTATGCCTATACTAAATTCATAAAAGACTATGTGTTAGATCAAGATAATACTAAAAGCAATATACAGATCAGCTTTTCCTACAATGAGATACAAGGCGAAACGCAGATTATTATAGCATTGCCTTTTTATAATGAATCATTTTAA